The genomic interval GTGCGCGAGATTACCGAAGTCATATTTCGCTGGAATGAGGAGGCTTTAGTCACCGCTTCCAGTTCGGAGGAAGTTTCTGCGACATCCATGAGTCTTTCTTCAAATGCGGAAACGTTGAAAAAAATCACGGATCAATTTAAGATTTATAATTAAACGTATTCTCTTAATATCCTTAAAATCTTGGAAAACGATGGATATCTTCCTGGTATGAGTCGAAATATAAGGATAGTTCGTTTTCGAAGAGTGCGAACAAATCTTGATTTTTGACGGATAAATGAATAATATATCGAAAATCAGGAAGGTTTGCCATGATCGATTTACCCTTAATCGAGGAGATTAAGAGAAGCATCCCTGGATTGGAAAAAAATTGGTCGAAATACGAGCCCATGCTTCGAGAGAAGAGGATTCCTGCTAAAACCGTTTTGATTCAGAAAGGAGAAATTACGAAAACGATATATATCGTTAAGAAAGGTTGCCTCCGCGTATGGTTTGACGACGAAGGAAAAGATATTACTATCGCATTTATCTTCGAAAATACTCCTGTCGCTTCTCTTTATAGCTATCGGGGCAAGGGAATTACCAGCGCGTTTATCCTAGAGAGCTTGGAACCCACCGAATTATATTTCATAACCGGACAAGATGCCGAGCGGATCTATCGGGAAAACGAAGGAGTCGTCGAATATTTACTTGAATTTGCCATGGAACGCTTCGATGCATATATGGTGCTTTTCCTCTCGAGAATTAGAGATAGTCCCGAGCAGCGATATTTGAATTTGGTTAAACAGAAACCTGACATTCTCGCTCGAGTTCCTCAACATTATATTGCGTCTTATTTAGGCATCACTCCCGTTTCCCTAAGTAGAATTAGAAACCGCGTTTGGAAAGAGTACAAGCTTTAATAGGATTTATATTCGTTTAAACCGGATATATAATGTATCAGAAAGATCGTTGAAAAGTTAGATCTCTTTTAATACTCTTAAAATCTCTTCGAACTTATACGGTTTTTGAATCGTATATTTAAGGCCGATTTTTTCGATTTCCGGTCTTAACTGCGGATCAATATAGCCGCTTGCCAAAATTAGGGTTTTGGAAGAGTCAAAGGATCCGATTTTTTTCAGAACTTCGATCCCGTTTATCTTAGGAAGATTCAAATCGCATAAAACGACTTGTATCTTATCGCGATTTGCGGAAAAGACCGACAATGCTTCTTCTCCATCCTTAGCCGAAAGAAGATTGTATCCGAAGTGTGAAAGGTAGTTTGTCAGGGGTTCCAGAATCATCTCCTCGTCTTCGATAAGCAGAATCCATTCGCCTTTTCCAAGTTGTGCATTCTCGATCGGTTCATGTACGGTGCGAGATTCGGGTTTTTGACTTTCGACAGGTAGGTAAATACTGAACTTAGTTCCTTGTCCCAATACGCTCTCAACAGTTATAAACCCGTTATGATTTTCAACTATTCCTTCGACTAGGGCTAGGCCGAGTCCTGTTCCTTTTCCTAAGGCTTTTGTCGTGAAAAAAGGGTCGAAAATTCTTCGCTTCGTTTCCTCATTCATACCTATTCCAGTGTCGCTGATTTCCAGCAATGCGAATCTCCTTTGCGATACTCTCGGGTCCGTCGATGAAAAGGAATTTCTATCAACTTCTTTCATCGAAATCGTCAGTTTTCCGCCATTCTGCATAGCGTCCTTGGCATTCAGAACTAAGTTAACGAAAATTTGATGAATTTGCGTATAATCGGCATTGATTCGTATCGAATCCGATTGAAAATCGGTATTGATTATTATCGATTTCGGAAAAGTGGATTTAGCGATGTTTAATGCTTCCTGGACTACTTCGTTTAATGAAATTGATTGAAAGAACGACTCGGATTTTCTCGCTAAAGTCAGCAGTTGTTTTACTAATGAGGCTCCTCGTTCGGCGGTCTTTCGAATTACCTGAACGGACTGCATAATTTTTTGAGGATTCTCTTTATTTTGCTCCAGTATGGAAGAAAATCCCAGTATAACCGTAAGTATATTGTTGAAGTCGTGGGCGACTCCTCCCGCAAGCGATCCTATCGATTCCATTCTCTGAGAATGGGCCAATTGTTTTTCAAGTTCATGCTGTTTAGTTACGTCGCGCGCAACCCCCACTATCCGATCTACCTTTCCGTCGGACCCGATTACCTTAAACGAATGAGCCCGTATCCAACGTTCAGAACCGTCAGATCGTATGATTCGGAATTTTTCATTGA from Leptospira fainei serovar Hurstbridge str. BUT 6 carries:
- a CDS encoding Crp/Fnr family transcriptional regulator, with amino-acid sequence MIDLPLIEEIKRSIPGLEKNWSKYEPMLREKRIPAKTVLIQKGEITKTIYIVKKGCLRVWFDDEGKDITIAFIFENTPVASLYSYRGKGITSAFILESLEPTELYFITGQDAERIYRENEGVVEYLLEFAMERFDAYMVLFLSRIRDSPEQRYLNLVKQKPDILARVPQHYIASYLGITPVSLSRIRNRVWKEYKL
- a CDS encoding hybrid sensor histidine kinase/response regulator, with product MQECEEQTSNGKDCDPPCLEIPHPLFSTEEAESSDRELIKNELRFHAAMHHSPNGFAILSPNGRWISVNPALCKIVGYSEEELQETDYQSITHPQDLEGDYNHIQALLNGKLDSYRREKRYRHKEGHYLWVQLDVSLVRKKNGVPNYFVSQIQEISERKQAEKALRESEERFRQLAETIDEIFWMKDAETNRLLYVSPAYERIWGRSIESLFQNPDSWLDTVHSDDLHLAFPNLKNQNDQGGINEKFRIIRSDGSERWIRAHSFKVIGSDGKVDRIVGVARDVTKQHELEKQLAHSQRMESIGSLAGGVAHDFNNILTVILGFSSILEQNKENPQKIMQSVQVIRKTAERGASLVKQLLTLARKSESFFQSISLNEVVQEALNIAKSTFPKSIIINTDFQSDSIRINADYTQIHQIFVNLVLNAKDAMQNGGKLTISMKEVDRNSFSSTDPRVSQRRFALLEISDTGIGMNEETKRRIFDPFFTTKALGKGTGLGLALVEGIVENHNGFITVESVLGQGTKFSIYLPVESQKPESRTVHEPIENAQLGKGEWILLIEDEEMILEPLTNYLSHFGYNLLSAKDGEEALSVFSANRDKIQVVLCDLNLPKINGIEVLKKIGSFDSSKTLILASGYIDPQLRPEIEKIGLKYTIQKPYKFEEILRVLKEI